A single region of the Streptomyces sp. NBC_01803 genome encodes:
- the dhaL gene encoding dihydroxyacetone kinase subunit DhaL encodes MRDAGFVRRWLATTARAVERDADRLTELDSAIGDADHGSNMRRGMTAVAAALEKEPGGTPGAVLLLAGRTLVSTVGGASGPLYGTLLRRAGKALGDAEQVTDDELRTALGAGADAVAQLGGAAPGDKTMLDTVRPAIEALPDYAAAGAAAARGAEDTVPLRARKGRASYLGERSMGHMDPGAASAALLFGALAEVAAADD; translated from the coding sequence CTGAGGGACGCCGGATTCGTCCGGCGCTGGCTCGCCACGACGGCGCGGGCCGTCGAACGGGACGCCGACCGGCTGACCGAGCTGGACTCGGCCATCGGCGACGCCGACCACGGCAGCAACATGCGGCGGGGCATGACGGCGGTCGCCGCGGCGCTGGAGAAGGAGCCGGGGGGAACGCCGGGCGCCGTGCTGCTGCTGGCCGGGCGGACCCTGGTCTCCACGGTGGGCGGCGCCTCGGGGCCGCTGTACGGGACGCTGCTGCGGCGCGCGGGCAAGGCGCTGGGCGACGCGGAACAGGTCACGGACGACGAGCTGCGGACCGCCCTCGGGGCCGGCGCGGACGCGGTGGCGCAGCTCGGCGGTGCCGCGCCGGGCGACAAGACGATGCTCGACACGGTGCGGCCGGCGATCGAGGCGCTGCCCGACTACGCGGCGGCCGGGGCCGCCGCGGCGCGCGGCGCGGAGGACACCGTGCCGCTCCGGGCCCGCAAGGGCCGGGCGAGCTATCTCGGCGAGCGGAGCATGGGGCACATGGATCCGGGGGCGGCGTCCGCCGCCCTGCTGTTCGGGGCGCTGGCCGAGGTGGCGGCGGCCGATGACTGA
- the dhaK gene encoding dihydroxyacetone kinase subunit DhaK gives MKMLINVPERVVADALRGMAEAHPELVVDVEHRVIVRRDAPVAGKVGLVSGGGSGHEPLHGGFVGPGMLDAACPGEVFTSPVPDQMVRAAAAVDSGAGVLFIVKNYTGDVLNFDMAAELAEEEGIEVAKVLVRDDVAVTDSLFTAGRRGTGGTLFVEKLAGAVAEEGAPLARVTEVARRAADSARSFGVALTSPTTPAKGSPTFDLPAGELELGIGIHGEPGRERRRIMTSGEIADYAVDVLLEDLRPDAPLLVLVNGMGATPLLELYGFNAEVQRVLRERRIAVARTLVGNYVTSLDMAGASVTLCQVNEELLRLWDAPVSTAGLRWGR, from the coding sequence GTGAAGATGTTGATCAACGTACCGGAGCGGGTCGTCGCCGACGCGCTGCGGGGGATGGCCGAGGCGCATCCCGAGCTCGTCGTGGACGTCGAGCACCGTGTGATCGTGCGGCGCGACGCGCCCGTCGCGGGAAAGGTGGGGCTGGTCTCGGGCGGCGGGTCCGGGCACGAGCCGCTGCACGGCGGCTTCGTCGGGCCCGGGATGCTCGACGCCGCCTGTCCGGGTGAGGTGTTCACCTCGCCCGTCCCCGACCAGATGGTCCGGGCCGCGGCGGCGGTGGACAGCGGCGCGGGCGTGCTGTTCATCGTGAAGAACTACACCGGCGACGTGCTCAACTTCGACATGGCCGCCGAGCTGGCCGAGGAGGAGGGCATCGAGGTCGCCAAGGTCCTGGTGCGGGACGACGTGGCGGTCACCGACAGCCTGTTCACGGCCGGCCGGCGGGGCACCGGCGGGACGCTGTTCGTGGAGAAGCTCGCCGGGGCCGTCGCCGAGGAGGGGGCGCCGCTGGCGCGGGTCACCGAGGTCGCGCGACGCGCGGCGGACTCCGCGCGCAGCTTCGGCGTCGCCCTGACCTCACCGACCACCCCGGCCAAGGGCAGCCCCACCTTCGATCTGCCGGCCGGCGAGCTGGAGCTGGGCATCGGCATCCACGGCGAGCCCGGCCGGGAGCGGCGCCGGATCATGACGTCCGGCGAGATCGCGGACTACGCGGTGGACGTGCTGCTGGAGGACCTGCGCCCGGACGCGCCGTTGCTCGTTCTCGTCAACGGCATGGGCGCCACCCCGCTGCTGGAGCTCTACGGCTTCAACGCCGAGGTGCAGCGCGTGCTGCGCGAGCGGCGGATCGCGGTGGCGCGTACGCTCGTCGGCAACTACGTGACGTCGCTCGACATGGCGGGCGCTTCGGTGACGCTGTGCCAGGTGAACGAGGAGCTGCTGCGGCTGTGGGACGCGCCGGTGAGCACGGCGGGGCTACGGTGGGGCCGCTGA